The genomic interval GAAGCCTATGCCTAAGCAGGCCTTTATTGGCTTGGAGGAAATTACCGCCGCCGTCGATTACCTCGCCAGCCCTGCGGCGCGCAACATGACGGGGCAAACCTTAGTGCTTGATGGCGGCTGGACGGCCCAGTAATTGACCGGTAATTGATTCAGTAATTGTAAAAGCTATTTCATAGAGCAGAGTAGCTATCACAGTAACTACACCAATAACGACACCAGTAACGACAAGAACAGGAGTGGCTATGACGGTGGATTACGCATCGATGGTGAGTAGGCTAACTCAGCAAGTCGCCTTGCATATGCAAGATAACGCGCAGCATTTAAGTCGTATGGTTGAACACGGCGGCGTTAAAGTCTCGGTAGAGCCGAGCCAGCTGATGCAGTTGCAATGCGATCTATTTAGCCGCCAAACGCAACTGTGCAATGCCATGATCACGGCGCTTACTGAGCACAAGCCGCTACCGGAAATTACTCAGGCGACCGACGACCCACGCTTTACTGACGATGCCTGGCACGAGCAACCGGCTTATAGTTTCCTGCGGCAAAATTATTTACTCAATGCGCAGATGTTAGAGAAGCAGTTAGATGCACTGCAATTCGGTAGTGCCGCCGATGCCGCCCACTGGCGCTTTTATACCCGGCAGCTCATTAATGCCATTGCGCCGTCAAATTTTCCTTGGAGCAATCCCGATGTCATGCGCGATGCAGTACAGGAGCAAGGTGAAAGTTTACAGCGCGGCTTCAACAATTTATTGGCTGACTTACAGCGTAGCCCGTTAGAGACCCTGAAAGTTAATCAGGTAGACGGCCGAGGTTTTACCCTAGGCGAAAATATTGCCTGTACGCCTGGCAAGGTGGTCTTTCGCAATCAATTGTTTGAGCTGCTCCAGTATGCGCCGCAATCGGATACAGTGTATAAAACCCCTTTGCTGTTGATCCCGCCCTTTATCAATAAATTTTATATCCTGGATTTGAACCAGAAAAAATCGCTGGTTAATTGGTTGGTCGGGCAGGGCTTTAGCGTGTTTATGGTGTCTTGGGTTAACCCGGGGGAGCAGCACCGCAAGCTAGGCTTTACTGACTACCTGCGCGACGGTGCTGCCTGCGCCATCGATTTGGTGCGTAACCTGTGTGGCGTTAAAAAAATTCATGCGGCTGGTTATTGCGTGGGCGGCACCTTATTGGCGAGCACCCAGGCTTGGCTAAAAGCGCAGGGGCAAGACAAGCTAGCATCGCTGACCTTATTAACAACGCTGTTGGATTTTTCCGAGCCTGGAGACCTTGGCCATTACCTCTACCCGCCATTGCTCGAATCCCTTGAGCCGATGATAGAAGCGCGCGGCCTGCTGGATGGCAGGGTGCTGGCCACTAGCTTTAACTTCCTGCGCGAAAATGATCTCTACTGGCCGAACTTTATTAACAATTATTTAAAGGGAAAAACGCCACCGGCCTTTGATTTGCTGGTTTGGAACAGCGATTCAACCCATTTAACAGAACAAATTTTTCAAACGTATGTAAAAGGCTTCTATCACCACAACCCACTTGCCGGTGGTACGCCGTTGACGGTGGATGGGGTGGCGTTAAATTTGGCCGCTATCGATACACCGGCCTATTGCTTGGGCGCCGAAAAAGATCACATTGTGCTTTGGCAGGCCGCCTTCAATAGCGCGCGTCTATTGGCTGGGGCAACCCGGTTTGTGCAGGCGGGCTCTGGCCACATAGCCGGCGTTATTAACCCACCCAGTCAAGACAAGTATGGATTTCGCGCTGGGGCGCTCGCTAGCAGCTTGCCTGAATGGGAGGCGGGTGCCGAGGCTCAGCCCGGCTCCTGGTGGCAGGATTGGCGGACTTGGCTGCTGGCGCAAGACAGCCGCGAATGTCCGGCGCGCACGCCAGGTACAGCGCAATATCCGGCGCTGGCCGAGGCTCCGGGTGATTACGTGCGAGTGACTGTCTAGCCAGGGGGGCGGCTATTACACCTTGGCGTTGCTCGGCTCAGGCGATATGCTGTAATGCAGCATTTAACCGTGAGCGAAGCCTGTGATTATCGTTAAAAAGTACCCGAATCGACGGTTGTACAACACCAGTAGCAGCCAGTACATCAACCTTGACGATATCAAGCTGATGATCAACAGCCACCAAGATTTTCGCGTGCTGGATTCGAAGACAGAGGCCGATGTTACCAAGGGGCTGTTGCTGCAGATTATTGCCGAGCAGGAGGCGACGGATCAGCAGTCGCTCTTGACCAACACCCTGCTAAAGCAGCTGATTCGCTTCTACGACAGCGATATGCAGGCCTATGTGCGGCAGTACTTGGAGATGAGCCTAGCTCATTTTATGGAGCAGCAGGGTAGCCTAGATGCGGTAATGAAGCAGATGGTAAGTTCGACGCCCATGGGGTTGTTTAATCAGTTCATGAGCCAGAGCAACCCGTTTTGGCCGAGTCCCGAAAAGCCCAAAAAGAAGCCGGATTCCACTGAAGAAGATTGATGCGCCAATTTTTGCTGCACCGCAGCAAATTATGATTGACACAAGCCCAAGGCTTTTCTACTCTGTGAAAACCGTATGCTGCAGTGCAGCAAATCACACAGGAGCAAGGCCATGTTTGAACAACTTACCGAGCAGTTCCAGTCCGCGATGAAGCCCGCCAACAACCTGATGGCGGTTAACATTCAGACCTTCGAAAAATTGACTCAGCACAACACCGCGCTGCTGAGCGGTGTGGTCAACGACACCATGGCTTACACCAAGGGTTTGAGTGGCCAGAAAGATGTGAACACCTATATGGAAGGCAGTAAAAGCTTCCTCGAAGGCTTGCAGGAAAAGTTCACCAGTGCCGCTAAAGATGTCTATGGCATCTTGTCTGAGGCGCAAGAGCAAACCGCTGAAACCTACAAAGACTTATTCGCGCAAAGTGTACCGGCTGCAAAAGCGGCACCGAAAAGCGCTCCTAAGGCTAGTTAGTTACCGCGGTCGCTTTGGCCCCAACCTTGTTGGGGCTCTTTGTCTGGGAGTGGAACATGCGTTATCAAACCTTCGAAACCTACGCCAATGGTTT from Simiduia curdlanivorans carries:
- a CDS encoding phasin family protein, encoding MFEQLTEQFQSAMKPANNLMAVNIQTFEKLTQHNTALLSGVVNDTMAYTKGLSGQKDVNTYMEGSKSFLEGLQEKFTSAAKDVYGILSEAQEQTAETYKDLFAQSVPAAKAAPKSAPKAS
- the phaC gene encoding class I poly(R)-hydroxyalkanoic acid synthase, with translation MTVDYASMVSRLTQQVALHMQDNAQHLSRMVEHGGVKVSVEPSQLMQLQCDLFSRQTQLCNAMITALTEHKPLPEITQATDDPRFTDDAWHEQPAYSFLRQNYLLNAQMLEKQLDALQFGSAADAAHWRFYTRQLINAIAPSNFPWSNPDVMRDAVQEQGESLQRGFNNLLADLQRSPLETLKVNQVDGRGFTLGENIACTPGKVVFRNQLFELLQYAPQSDTVYKTPLLLIPPFINKFYILDLNQKKSLVNWLVGQGFSVFMVSWVNPGEQHRKLGFTDYLRDGAACAIDLVRNLCGVKKIHAAGYCVGGTLLASTQAWLKAQGQDKLASLTLLTTLLDFSEPGDLGHYLYPPLLESLEPMIEARGLLDGRVLATSFNFLRENDLYWPNFINNYLKGKTPPAFDLLVWNSDSTHLTEQIFQTYVKGFYHHNPLAGGTPLTVDGVALNLAAIDTPAYCLGAEKDHIVLWQAAFNSARLLAGATRFVQAGSGHIAGVINPPSQDKYGFRAGALASSLPEWEAGAEAQPGSWWQDWRTWLLAQDSRECPARTPGTAQYPALAEAPGDYVRVTV
- the phaR gene encoding polyhydroxyalkanoate synthesis repressor PhaR — translated: MIIVKKYPNRRLYNTSSSQYINLDDIKLMINSHQDFRVLDSKTEADVTKGLLLQIIAEQEATDQQSLLTNTLLKQLIRFYDSDMQAYVRQYLEMSLAHFMEQQGSLDAVMKQMVSSTPMGLFNQFMSQSNPFWPSPEKPKKKPDSTEED